The DNA segment agtggtggatctacttaccaaaatggcacacttttttccttgtgcaggggccttagaggctaaagaaacggccaagttattcataaaagaagtctaccggctgcatggattgccaaacagcgtagtctcagaccgaggaactcagttcacagccaaattttggagagcaatgtggaaacagttgcagacggaattaaaactctgcTCCGCCCATCGctcccagacagatgggcagacggaacgcttgaacgccgttttggaaagatatttacgaagttatgtgtcctatcaacagactgactgggtatcatatttgcattttgcagagttcgcctacaacaattctctgcactccagcactcaacaaaccccgttcttcgctaattatggattccatcctaaagtctttccaagcagctcagaaggaatgctggtaccggcagctgagaacttccttaaggaattgcaagcggcgcaacagacactgaaacagcagttaaacgaagccaaaacggagtacaagcgagttgctgacctgcacaggaaggaggcccccccccttcaaccgggagaccaggtatggctgtccacccgcttcctccagatgccgggcaaatgtagaaaattacaagacaagagggtgggtccttttgaaatagaaactcaaatcaatcccgtggcgtaccgactgaagctgcctgacacgtttaaaatacatcctgtgttccatcgatccctcttaacgaaagccgccctcccagtgagttacggccggaggaacctcccggagctccactcctggtaaatgagcagcttgagtttgaagttgaggagatcttagattccaggatcagacgccacaagctgcagtacttgattcactggaaaggctatggggtggctgacagatcatgggaagatgcagctgatgtgcatgctccagaattggtaaaacttttccatcaacgttttccccaccgtcccaagccagacaaggggaggggggcacagcctggaaggggggatggtgtcggaaggcagagctggggtcccaatcccggggagctggatcctggagagttgggagaagagtattcggatggatggcagagggaagggggaggaacttcccccctttggagcgaagacgaaacagaggaactgccagtgataaggtcgcttagcgacgggaagcctgagccctccctggacattctcacgcctccccctctttcaggctcagagcaagaggggaaagagggagggctgctcacagccgaaaagcggggaggcagtttaccatcagcccctcccctatccccatcctggaatcggaaacttcagaagaggagggggtgatgcttcccccctcaccgcgcacacgcagacagctgaaaagacaggagagaagggggggaaggcgggcagtacctgaggggcagttaaggaggagcgaaagattgcgcgcctgtttggccccttcttaaagaacaggcgggaagaagtcccttgctctgtcaactttctcccaatgccgcaggacctgtatccctatattgcttcatgagaaaacgcagtctttgtttggacattaacctaataaaacacgaattaactacagccgttggtctggttcctgagtcacatcctgggcctgacaccgccAGAGCTCCACTGGAAAGTGTGTGTTTATATGTAGGTTGAGGGCTCATGTATGGAGCAGGTGGGGGGCATTAAGTGGTGAGTAACAAAAGGCTGTGGCCTAGCTGTAGTGCTTATTCTGTTCCCTGCCTTTTCCCAGTTTTAGCAACATCACAGTCTCCCCAATACCCTCTAAATACAATAGCTGAAGGGCCTGACCAGTTCAAGCACCACCAGGCACTGCAGTGTGGATTGCTGCAGTGCAGAACCTGTGCATTGGCCATTGGCTTCATGAATGGTGGCTAACTTGCACATATCTGCTAGCAGTTCAGCTTTAATGCAAGCTGTAGGTCTGCTAGCCAGGGAGTGGTTGTTGTCTGTGTTGTGTACACAGCTtcacacactgctgctgctgtatgGTGGCAGTAGTCATAAAAGTTGTCATGCTTATGGCATCCGAATGGCTTGGATGCTACTTTCCTTTCTGCCAGCAAGAGTGACTTTCAGCAGATCTCTTTACAGTCCCTTGGGCCCCCTGAAAATCTGAGGGACCTACCGGAACaatggagaggaggggaggtttgcaGGGGAAGGAGGGATTCAGCAAAAGTGGGCTCTGCACGCTTGTGCCAGCGGGATCAGTGCTGAATTGAAAGCCTTCCATGAACGGAAGTAGCCCTTCCACGAACATAGGGGACTGTTAGCATCCAAGCTGATGTGGACTCTGAATATAATAATAAAGAGCACAGGTGCGCCATTTCAACATAGCTTTGTGTGTAAAGCGTTATTGATGTGATTATCTGACTAATAACTTACAtttcttttctcctttttctccctCCAGCCAATGTTTTCAGTTGCACCAAGCTTAGCCACCAATGCTTCAACAACCTTTAACCCCTACTTGGGGCCTGTCTCACCTGGCTTGGTCCCAGCAGAGATCCTGTCAACAGGGCCAATGCTGGTTGCGGGGAATCCTGGTGTGccagttcctgctgctgctgcaggagcaGCACAAAAGCTAATGAGGACAGACAGATTGGAGGTAGGAAATCACACATTATAACTTCTGTTGTGAAGCTCCCAACCACCCAGCTTCAGCATTGCCAGTCTTGTAATGGTAGCACCCCATGTTTAAACAAGAACTATGTTCTTGTTTAAGAAAGTAGTCACCCTGCGATTCAAGGAAAACACTTTGTACAGATGGTGATGTAATAATGCAGCCTTGCCTGACCTGGTGCCTTACAGATGTTTAATactgcaactgccatcagccccagccagcatggccatcctggcgggggctggtgggagttgtagtccaaaacatctggaggacaccaggaccGAGGAATGCTACATACTGTGCCCATAATGCTCCTCATTAATTTTTGAAAGAAGATTCCACTTCAGCTCCTCAtgaaacattatttattattcctaagaacactcacacacaaaaaagagttCTCAAGAGATCTCTACGGGCAATGCTATGCAGAGCTGGGCATGCTTAAGCCTCTGCATAGTATCAGGCTATAGATTTTCTAGTATCCTAAATGGTTACGTGAATCTCTTGGTTATCTGAACATTGTATTCTTTATGTAGGCTTGTGTCTGCATAATATATGAGAGGTTGGTTGATATGTTTGAGGTAGTGAATTATGGTAGTGGTTGCATGGACTAGATTGTGAATGGTTGTATTGTGTTGTGTTGGTTGTTATTTATATTATACTGCTTGTAATACTTGTGActtatattgtgtttatgtacatatatattgttcatgtatttgatatggtttttattgtaccttgtgtattctattttaaacctctttgagatctttcagatagtgagcggtctataaatggaaataccaTCATCTAAGTGAATTGCAAATAATTTTATGAGCCTTTTACAGCATGCTTCTAATCTGTTTTTCTGATGGATTTTGGGAAGTATTTTTTCAGGAGAGGGTACCAACTACCCGTTCTTCATCCTTGGCAACAGACCAGATACGTAGTGCTTATTCAAACATGGCTGTCCAAAATATGGCAGTCTACCACTTTGGATGGTGCTTGTTATCAAGCTTTTATTTTAATGTGCAAATTGCTTTATATTCCTTGCCTTGTATATCCTTACCAAGTCACTATCGTTGACCCTCAGTACTATTGGAAGTCAGCAGAGTTGAAACAGCAGTTGCAACTAATCAGTCCGTTAAGTCTACTGGTAAAAGTGAGAAAGAAAAGTGAAAATTTATTCACTAATAACATACACAGCCATCTCTCAGAGTGAGAGCTCAGGGAGTCATGTCCTCATAACATGGAGAAGACAAAGGAGAGTGTGCGGCCTGAGAATAAGCAAGAAGAGATCctcaaaaacaagcaaacaagttATAATGAggtcagtgagaggaacacaaaaCCTTACACTTTCAGTCtggcccccctcccccagttcaggTAATTAACTACAAGCGCTGTGGCCTCATTCTGAGTACCCCATCAATAACATAGGAATATTTAATAATTGCTAGGAGTTCATTGCTGACTAGGGAGTAATGTAATCCCTACCCACTTCCCACAGACTGCAGTCTAGAACACTCAGGATGACCTGGAGGATTATCCTGAACTGAGCATTAATAGTACTTTAACTTCCATCATATCTGAAAAAGAAACTGTTGTTCACAACCTTTCTCATTTCCATTCTGTGCCTGTTGCCAGAATCGTGTCTGAGgtctcatatttattatttatcagcTTTTATTACAACCCTAACAAATGTTGTTCTGCTATAGCAGATATTCTCCTTTGCCCTCAACAGTTTCTTATCTGAGGAATTTTGACAGGACCTTTTAGCATCTTATCATGTCGGTGGCGAAGTGAGCCCTGAGCCAGCCTTGTGCTGCGGCACCAATGAAGTCTTCTTCATGGTGTGCTATGCACTTCTTGGGGCAGATGAAGGGCTAGGCTCAGCCATAGATAATGTAAACCATGGTTCTTCAAAaccacttcaaaccatggtttcaaatCCTGGTTTGTGGCCTATTATTAACATAGTTTTAGGCTACAGGCGGGCAACTTGCTGCACAAGTAGTCCACATCCTCATTTTATTCAACCTCTGGAGCCTCCTGAAGTGCCCCTATCCTATCAGAGTTCCTATTTGTTCCCTCCTTATTTTTCCTGGCTTTTTAAAGTGGCTTCTTACATAACAAGAAAAATTGTACaacctacatttttttaaaaaaacagccatcAGAGAGAACCTGATTTTGCAAAAGTCACTTGTGTGAGAGAGCTTTCCATTTCTTGAAAATCCCCATAAGGAAAACCTCTGAAGTGTGAATTGTGAGAAGAAATTGGCTAGTTGCATGGGGAAATGGGAGGGCTGGATCTTCATTGGTAATCTGTGCTGTTTCAGCTGTAAGGTATCCCTGTGCTCTGGTGTAAGATCATTACCTCCTGCCAACAGTGAATAGAACAGGAGACTCTTATCAGCATCATATTTTTtattatacattaaaaaaaaaccaccttgaGTATAGGGAACAGCTTTATCccaggtcagactgtttgtccatctaACCTTGTATTATCTGCTCTCGCAAGCTAGCAACTATCCACTGTCTCGTGTAGAAGTGTTtcacctgatccttttaaatggCGGTGcttgggttgaacctgggacattctgcacacaaagcaagtGCTCTTATAGCTGAGCTATGGTTCCTCCCCTGTAAATGTAACCAGCTTATTTATATGTCAGGATTACAGCCCACAGCAGCTGTTAAATCTGCAACCTGACAACTATCAGGTAGGAAGTCAGGTTTCGTGCCATTACTCCACACTAGAGAAAAGAAGAAATTGCAGAGAGACTGGTAAGGAAGCCTCTGAATCACAAGAGGCCAGAGTTATAGTTTCTGGCACTCActcactgcatttatatcccacctttcctccacgtatctcaaggtggtgtacttggttcttctcctccccattttatcctcataacaaccctgtgatgatCCTCACAGTTCAGCCCTGTTGAACTCCCTACCAGTAAAGCCCGAGGGCCAGCatttctttctgggcaaccttccaagggccacatgccaatggtgggtgggactACAGCAGCGAATGTAAATTTTGtcactgtacagtaggctaattttgacacacactcacacatcttttctatcctccatccagacaagcaaaaggtattatcagagttcagtgacatattccagccaggaaatGGCACTcgtggtgtgaagcagggccagtgaggggtgtggtctggggataAGGGTTGTGCcctggggagaattccaagggccaaacagacaggcctggagggccacatttggccccagggcctgaggttctccactgtTGCTGTAGAGGTTCGGCAGGAACCGCCCCTGCCTTCTTTGAGACATCTTCTGAAAGCTGTCTTATTTTAACAGGTCTTCATAATACAAGTTTCTTAACAGGTCTTAACAATACAagtttctctttttaaccagCCAGTAACTATTAAAGTTTTTAGCTATGTTTTTATAGATACTTCtactgattttattatgtttgtatatTTTGTATGCTGCCTTCATATACTTTATGAAAGTGCAAAATAAttaataggttaggctgagggactgTGACtagcccgaggtcacccagtgagcttcatagctgagaaaGGATTTGAACCACTACCCTACACTAGCTCTTGTAAAAGCTCCCAGGTCAGGCTTGCTCACTTTGCCATTGGCAGCTATCTCCAACTTGTCTCATCTGTCCTCAGTTGACGGGAGCTGAATCTGACTTTGCATGATCTATTTACATAGCCGCACCCACTtctatttgattgattgattgatatcctgcccttccttccagtaacAGCAAGAGttgctgtggtgtagtggttagagaaggaatgaggaacctgtgcccctccagatttagatgttgttggacacagcTGACATTGTCCCATGTAATTTTGAACCTgttcagcccaattttcttttgcagacctccccccccccaactcccaAAAAGACACAAACACTTGGCTTTTGGGAAGCAGTGCTGATTAAATAACTGGGAGAGCTGTAAGTATGATCTGGGCCTGCGGAGCAACGGATGCATTGATCAGACATTGGAGGAAAGCACAGCAAGGCGGATGCAAGGAAAGTGAAGTGGCTGGAGGTggttttctgcccccccccccataattagGCAGTTTTCGATCTGCTGCTGTTTGTTTTGCCAAGTTCAGAGAGCTTTCTCGCAAGAGTGGGGCTCCTGCTCTGCTGCATGTTAAGTAGGGAGATGAGATGTTGCTAGCTCTGCTGTCATTTTCGCAGCTCCCAATGACAAAACTGTTGTCAGCCAACCAGCTAACAGAGTTTTTTTGTCCTTCTAGGGCAAACATCTTTGCAATATCTTTTGGAAGTTGGTGCTGCTGTTTTTAGTCAGGCAGTTCCAGTCTTTCAAAACTTTTGTTTTGATTATGAATCAGCACTGTCTGTTCTACAGTCATAAAACTCTTTCCAACTATAAATAGGCACATCAATTGTTTTTGGACCTGATCACTCCTCATCACACCCTGAATCAGTCATATTATTGCTAATATCTATAAAGTACTTTAAATTTGGAAACTGCTTGGCAGTCCCTACCCAGtgtaccctcacaacaaccctgtgagataggttgttgttactcccattttacagatgattGCTCATATCTGTAGGTACCAAAAGCACAATGGGGATTTTTagaacatgcctggctgatctcaCTCCCTAGATATTGACACATGTGCCAGCCATGCAGTCTGAACAATGTGGTCTTATTTtactgaagctaagtaggtctgagTATgatcagtgactggatgggaTACCATTTGAGAAGTCAATGTACGCTTCCCTGAGTCCATGCACAAAATGCAGGAAACACATTAAACAACTGTGGCAGCTTCAGTGAACACCTTCT comes from the Rhineura floridana isolate rRhiFlo1 chromosome 7, rRhiFlo1.hap2, whole genome shotgun sequence genome and includes:
- the MBNL1 gene encoding muscleblind-like protein 1 isoform X5 — protein: MTAILVVVDLLTKMAHFFPCAGALEAKETAKLFIKEVYRLHGLPNSVVSDRGTQFTAKFWRAMWKQLQTELKLCSAHRSQTDGQTERLNAVLERYLRSYVSYQQTDWVSYLHFAEFAYNNSLHSSTQQTPFFANYGFHPKVFPSSSEGMLVPAAENFLKELQAAQQTLKQQLNEAKTEYKRVADLHRKEAPPLQPGDQPMFSVAPSLATNASTTFNPYLGPVSPGLVPAEILSTGPMLVAGNPGVPVPAAAAGAAQKLMRTDRLEVCREYQRGNCNRGENDCRFAHPADSAMIDTNDNTVTVCMDYIKGRCSREKCKYFHPPAHLQAKIKAAQYQVNQAAAAQAAATAAAMTQSAVKSLKRPLEATFDLGIPQAVLPPLPKRPALEKTNGATAVFNTGIFQYQQALANMQLQQHTAFLPPDTHNICRTSD